Within Lolium rigidum isolate FL_2022 chromosome 5, APGP_CSIRO_Lrig_0.1, whole genome shotgun sequence, the genomic segment GAGAAATAACAtgagttttgcaatatgcttaggAGCTGGTAGAACTAAGCTATCGATGCATGAGGTAGACCTTACCTGCTCTTGCAGAATGCCATACAGCTTCAACTCTTGCTGATGGCGTTGCACCATGACTCTTCGCAAATTAACAGCATCCCTCAAATTCGAGGTATTCCTCCAAACATTATATAGAATATTCTGTTGTACAAGAGAACAGGGAAAATTCTTTCATCAACTGAACATCACTAAAAGAAGCAAACCTCAAAAGAAAACTACAACTACACCAAAAGCACCAATGCTAACAGCCATTAGACCACATACTTCTAAATGTATGCATGACTATACGAGCAAAATTTTGTAATGCAAAAACTGCTGTCAGTAATGTCAAACAGTTGTCATTACTGAAACTGAGCCTGAAACAGTTACATGCCTAATTAGGTAACTTACTGTTGATGAACCATAAGATGTTTTTATACTAAAGTTTAGCCAAAAAAGGATGCAAAATGAGAGTGTGGTATGTTGGTATCCTTCATATTAGGGGTCAATCTAGAAGTAAAAATAAGCAGGAATAAGGTCCTTGCACGAAACAGACCGGCTTGAAACATATTTAAATAAAAAGATGCTGAGTTTACCTCGACAGTGGACTTTTGGAAAGATAGAACATCTTCCGCACGAGCATTTACAAAGAGCAACTGCAAGTATCTATTATGCAGCAATCGCAGTTGATGGATATTTTCAGTTTGGCTGGAATTCTtccttccctttcttggatcaacCATGTAGCTAACAACAGGAGATATAACACCTGGTTGAATCGTTCCAGCACTTTGTGAACGGCAAGGTGTTGAGGGCCTTGTCCGAGATGGACTTTGAAAAGCCCTAGAAGTGGATGGTGCAGCTGACAAGACCCTGTTTGGGGATGATGAGCGATGAAGAACAGGAACAGGTAAAGTGATTGTCCTACTTGGACGGCTGGCATATTTAGATCTTTCTGTTGTATGTGAATGAACATAACTGACAGAGTCCAACTGTCCATCTCTTCTGTTTGCATGAATAGCCAATCTCCGTGCCACATCATCCAATGATTGATTCAATCTTTTACCCGTGTCTTCAGAAGCAGGATTCTTCCTTGGTGAAAGTCCTCTAGAAGTATTTGACAAAGGGACCGATCTGCTAGATTTCTCAGAAAGTTCAGAATTTGACATAACATTGGTATGCCCACGCTTACTTATCATGGCTGGCCAACGGTTTTGCTCAGTTGCCCTCTTAGGCAGGTCTTCTGAAGGTCGAGCATTCTCACATTGTTCAGCAACTTTTTTCCTTCTCAGAGGACTCCTCTTCCTCTCATTTGGGACACTGGCCTGTTCCTTGGTCTGATCTAAAGATGGGCTAGACACCACCTTATCTTTCTTATTGCCAGGGGCAGCCACAGACCCCAACTGGTAGGAGGGAGATAGGTTCCGCATTGCCGGCCACAAGCCATGTGGAGACCTTTCATTTGCTATGCACCTAGAACTCTTATTTACCTCTTTGATGGTATCACGGACTGGTGTAACAGACCTTGATATTGGGGTTGAGGGTGTTGACACCCTCGAAGAAGGGGTTGAAAGTGTTGTGGGCCTTCTTCTGTCTGCAGATTGCGCCCTTTTGGGCACTGGTGTGCCATCAGCTGTTGAGGTCCGGGCAAGACTAGGAGATGTACATCTCCTTGTCGACGTAACAGCCTGACCACTCTTGTACCTGGATGCAACATCTCTCGCTCGGCTTACGGAGGACGCATTGTGCTTCTCAGATGGAACTAGTGGTGGTCTTTGAGTTTCTTCAAGAAGAGCAGTTTTCTGCACATTGTTCTTAACAATATCCATGAGGGATAGCAACTTTTAGAACCAACCACATCAATCTGTGTCTCATGAAACTAGCTCCCTGCCGGCTGCTGCCATGCTGCAGTCGCCCAGATCTACAGAAGGTCCACAAACAAACATCAAACAATTAGAGTAGGCCAGATGAAGAAAAGCATTCAAACAGATTCAGTTGAAACAAACTATCCAGACATGCAAAACCAAATAGaagacatatcatcaacatatttaAACCATGTAGGCAAGTGATCCAGAAACTGCAGGTAACTGAATAACACACCTGTTTGAGTACAAAACTCACGGTAGCTAATGCCTCAATCCTCTCAGAGAGATGACATGGTTGGACAAGAGAAGGAGAAGCGGTATAACAGAGGCTCCTAAAGCAAGTGAGGAAGGTGGCACTTATAAACGCATTACACATAGACTAAAAATATAGGATAGAAGATGTTCTATGCGAATTGCTGGTGACATGTAACGTGAGGGATTCGATAGCAAGGACAAGGCGAATAAACAAAACTAGTTGCGGAGATTCTGATGGTTTTGGGACAGACAGGGAGATCCACATCACCACATGCATGTGAGAAGGATCTCTTGCCTAGCAGATTAACAATTTCTCATCGGAAGCGGCATTGGAAACTAAGGACCCTTTTTTAAGGTGCCACTCATGAACCAGGAACATGCATCGAGGCTTTGTAATCTTCGACGCAAACAACAGGAACACAAGGCCGCAGGACACAGCACATGTCAATAAAACAGACAAGGATCCGGTTGAAGTTGCCGGGAAatttcatcggtagaaccaacggaTGAGGCATAAAAAGTGAGTCTCCGTATGACACATGGTGCGCCCATCGTCGGGTCCGCAGCGGGTGATGCTCGATGGTGGCGCTCTCGGAGAATTCGTTCACCTAGACTGAATCTAGCGCAGGTTGCATTGGTAATTTTTGGATACAGACATTTCCTTAGGATTACTGCAGGAGCTGGCTGACTGTGGCTGCTGCATTGCTGCTACTACGAGACAAGGTGTGTAAACTCACCTAGGACGATTATTTAATAGCAGCGGGGGCTCATcaagcatcgaaatcatcccgagaCTTCCGAGTACAGGTAACATTAAGAAATAAGTTTCCCAAAGCTGTGCTAGGACGAGGACAGGGTAAACAGGGCGAAGGACAAAATTCTCTAGACTCACGCCGTAACACCGAAAGTAACAGAAAAAACCCGCAGCGAGAAACCCAACCCCTGACCGCGCACAACGTCGACGAACCCAAGATTaagacgagacgagacgagacgagcggggTCGCCGATGTTGTCGCCGTACAAACCGAAGCAGAGCGCATCTAGATCACCTGAGCTGTAGTGCAAGCTAGCAAGCGACAGCAAATTCCAGGCTCCTCCATTGAACCAGCCCCAATCGCACAACAGCCCAACGCTTGCTCCAGAACAAACACCTGGTGCGCGCCTCCCTAGGCACACCTAGCCGCCCTACTCCTTCGTCCTCGAAGGCGCACCTACTCGAACAGAATCAACAGCAGCACGGCGCGAAACCGAAAATCACCCACAAATAGGTCGCAACATGCAGCAGGCCCTAGACTCCCAGTTCCGAAACCGACCAGACAGGCGCGAGAAGCCTCACCTCGATAGCCCCAGCAGCGACGAGACGACACCCGAAACCGCCGCCGGCACCTTCTGTTCCTCCTCGTAGCGCCGCCGGGATATCCGCGAGCTCCCGCGGATTCGCCACCGCTAGTTCGGCGCGGGGTTTAGCTTCCGCGGAAGCGAAGCAGAGGGGGGCGTAGGAGGAGCGGCGTGGGGGAGCAGATGGAGGTTACAAACAAACAGGGAAGCCTAGCGCGGCGGGGGAGGCGGGATTAAGGAGGAGTGCGCAATTAAGGAAGACCAAACGGCTCTTCCCATTGATAACTGTTGGCAGGTTCTGGTACGCGTACCCGCGCCCGTGCACCACCCGGCAAGGCGGGCCGTGCGTTGGGTCGGGTGGGTGGCTACGGAGTCCATACGTACAGTAGCCATACTGTAGGATGAATGATGATGCTCTTATCTACGCCATGGTCCGTGGTGCCCTTTTCTGCGCATGTACGCAACATCCACAAtggtcttcttcttttttctcgaGAGAAGAACAGAGGTGATGAAAACACAATCATGAACGGCACTCGCCGTAGGATTGAAAACGGAGCATTAAACGAATGGAGTCACAATTGTTTTCATACTTAATGCGAAAGCGAAAACGAATACAGAAACTCCTAATACAAATGCGGACTGAATAACGAAGCGAAAAACGGATGTTTTCTGGAACCTAAGAGACCACTTGAATCGTGAAGACAGAATCAAAGACGAAACCGACAAAATGtatccctaaccctagctagcgcAGCCACTCGATATACCGGGGAATCGAGGAAGGGTCGAATCGTGGAAGCTTCCTCAAACAAACGGATGGATTAGTTGTCGGTTTGGGACGGGTCGGTTTGCCGGTTTTGCTTGGCAATGTCAAATGTTGAATCTACTGGATTGGATCGTGCACGTCAAACCGTAAAACGGAAATTCTGAACTAAGCGAAATGGATTTTCCTTTTTC encodes:
- the LOC124652904 gene encoding AUGMIN subunit 8-like; translation: MDIVKNNVQKTALLEETQRPPLVPSEKHNASSVSRARDVASRYKSGQAVTSTRRCTSPSLARTSTADGTPVPKRAQSADRRRPTTLSTPSSRVSTPSTPISRSVTPVRDTIKEVNKSSRCIANERSPHGLWPAMRNLSPSYQLGSVAAPGNKKDKVVSSPSLDQTKEQASVPNERKRSPLRRKKVAEQCENARPSEDLPKRATEQNRWPAMISKRGHTNVMSNSELSEKSSRSVPLSNTSRGLSPRKNPASEDTGKRLNQSLDDVARRLAIHANRRDGQLDSVSYVHSHTTERSKYASRPSRTITLPVPVLHRSSSPNRVLSAAPSTSRAFQSPSRTRPSTPCRSQSAGTIQPGVISPVVSYMVDPRKGRKNSSQTENIHQLRLLHNRYLQLLFVNARAEDVLSFQKSTVENILYNVWRNTSNLRDAVNLRRVMVQRHQQELKLYGILQEQIAYLEQWPALEKENSLSLFRASEALKASTLRLPVTSGARADTVSLKNAMSSAVDVMQGLGSSVRCMLSKVEDRTYLVSELSVVSEQEKAMLDECRELLALAAKLEVQESSLRTHLMQVKDLSR